CGTGAATTAGGCTATGATGTTCAGGCTGTCTACTGCCGGAAAGCATTTTTCAAGGATTCAGAAACCATATCCGGTCATACATGGTGTAGAGTATGTATTGATAACATAGAAAAAGATGTATGCCCATGTAATCCTAATAATCGCCCTGGTAAAGTAAACTTTGTTCCAATCTCACAAGTTAAGAAGTATAGCGGGCTAATTGTAGTGGGCGGATATCTTGGATCTATTCTCGTTTGTTTTAAGCGACTGCTGATCACAAAACTGAAAAGCAAATTTACAAAATAAATACACCTGTGATTACTTGTCAAGAACATCTTGAACATTTTTGTAAAACTAATAAATGATTCCCATTCTGTTTAATTAAAATAGTTGTTCATTTACATTCTGCAAAAAAATCAGAATAAATAGTTTAAAGTGAGGTGCAAAAAATGGACGAATCTAGCTATACTGAAATCATTAAAGATGAGTCGAATCGTGCTTTGTGGGAAGTTGAAAATGTCATTGCCTGTATTCCTGATGAGCTTTGGGACAAATGCTATTGCGAAATGCCTTTGTGGAAACACATCTACCACATGCTGCATTCATTGGATCAATGGTATATCAATCCGAGAGTGTATAATCAGCCCTCCTTCCACCAAAAAGATCTTAACAATCTTGATGTACAGAGTAATAAAAGGCTTAGCCGGGAAAAAATCGGTCATTATTTTGATTTCATTAAGAAAAAGATCATCGATTACGATGATACGCTGACTGATGATATTTTGCTGCAAAAACCGGATCAGTGCGAATGGACTCGCTTCACATTGATTTTAGCACAACATCGGCATCTGCATAGCCATATGGGAATATTAATGGGTTTTATCATTGAAGATACCAATATGTGGCCGAAAACACTTGGCTTAGAGCGACCAATTCCAAACGGTGATTTTGGTACATTCTTTTAGCTAACGTAGAAAGAACTATTCGAATTGCCAACCAACTTCACATAATGTTTATGATACTCTTTCATTGTATAATCAAATCAGACTATATGGAGTAGATGTATGAGTAGGAATTATGTTAGAATTATTTTTAAGATAGTCATTTTTTTATTTATCTTGCAATTGCTACGTATTGGAATAAAAAGTGTTTGTTTTCTTGTTGTTGATAGAACGTATTACTCTGATAGAATCGCTTCGCTTTTTGCAATGGTACTGCTATCGGCACTCATTTTGCTTGTTGCCAAATTTAGAAGAATAGATCTGTCTATTTTCCCAAAACACTTTGGGGCTGGTTATATAATCTTTACCGTAATCGCGTTTGCCTTGTTTGTCTCAACACCAATATTGACGAAAAACAATAGCACATCCGAAATCGTCCTGTTGATTTATTCTGCAATTGTGACACCGGTATTCGAAGAGTTAATCTTTAGAGGATTTGTTTGGAATAAGCTTAATACGTTGTTTAAGAAAGAGTGGATTACATATGTTATGTCAACCTTATTGTTTGCCGTTTGGCATTTCGGGTACATTGACACGATCGCTTTTCATGTGGAAACAGGACTGGCGAATGCTATCATATGGAAGGTTATTACGGGCTTTTGTTTCGGCATTGTTTTAGGGGCACTGCGTCTCAAAACTAAAAACTGTTATTCAACAATGCTTCTGCATGGAGTACTTAACATCTTTGGTAGATAAGATATTTGATGATCACAACAGCCAGCCTGAAGCTTTTCCCGAACTTCGCATCATGTTTAGTATCAACGCTAAAGCTTTTTCGTCCTTAGCCCCTGAGGTCACTAATCATAAAAACAGAACTTATATTATATTCGTAAATTGCAAGTGCAAGTTGGACACCCCCGGTAGAATGGTAGCGAGGGTTCATGCAGCGTAGACGCCGTCCAAGAAAGCATCAAAAAGCTCCTCCGGTGTCTGGTATCCAAGCCGCCTGCGTGGGCGCCCATTTAGCTCGTCAGCAAAGGTCAGGACCTGCGCCGGGGAGAACTTTTCAATGGAGGTTCCCTTGGGAATGAAGTCCCGCAGCAGGCCATTGTGGCGCTCGTTTACAGGGCGCTCCCATGACGAATACGGATGTGTAAAGTAAACCATTGTGCCCCACTGTTCAGTCTGAGCGAAGTTCTCAAACTCTGAGCCGTTATCGGCAGTGATGGTTTTGAAAACACTGCTGAAATGGTCGCCAAACTCGGCGTGAAGCGCCTGCATAGCGGCTTGTACATCCTCGCTGGTCTTTCCGGCAATCTGCATGGCAATGTAGTTGTCAGTCACTCTTTCAACGAGAGTAAATACAACCGCTTCTTTGCCGTTTCGTAGGCCAACGACAGTATCGGCTTCCCAGTGACCCGGCACAGTACGGGCAGTGACCTCATCGGGACGTTCCTCAATACTACGACCCTTGGGACGCTTGTTGATTCGGCTCTTTCCTCTGGTGTTACGGCGTTTCAGGGCATCCGGCACCTCAAACAGAGATAATGACAAGCCTCCAGCCCACAGTTCGTTGTAGAGAGTCTTAGTGCTCATCATCTCATTTTCCTTGAATAACATGTGAAGCCTTGCATAACCCACGCAGGCATCCAAAGACCAGCGATGCTCTCTGACCCGCTGCACGACCCAGTCGATGAAAGCAGTGCAGCTATCCACCTTATGGGGCTTATGGCACCGGCTCCTGTTTGACCTGTACACCGCCTGTCCTCGCTTTGCGGAATAGCCCGGCACTCGGCCTTTGTTGCTCTTGCGGGGCGGTGTGCCCCGACGCAGCTCGTTTCCTACAGTGCTTGGTGAGCAGTTAAGCTCTCTGGCGATTGCACGATTTGAGTAGCCAAGGCGGCGCAGCCGCTCAATTGCGCCTCTATCTTCTCGCTGTAAATGCTGTCCCGGCTTGCGTTCTGGCTCCACTGTGATATAATCTGGGCAGTCCATAGTGATTGTCCTCCTCTGGCAGTTTGAGTGTGTGATAACTCCATTCTACCATGTAGGAAAATCACTGTGGATTTTTCTGTTCAAGTGTCCAACTTCATTTTACAACCGACCCTTATATTATATTACAAAAATTTCAAATGAAATATAGAGGGTCAGTGTGAAAAATGTATTTTTAATTGGTGGAACAATGGGAGTGGGAAAAACCACTACCTGCCAAATTATTAAAAACAAACTGAATAACTGTGCTTTTTTGGATGGAGATTGGTGTTGGGATATGCACCCATTTCAAGTGACTGATGAAACGAAACAAATGGTAGTCGAGAATATTTGTTTTCTCCTAAACAACTTTATCAAATGTTCCGCCTACGAAAACATTGTGTTTTGCTGGGTGATGCATGAACAAAGTATTATCGACGATATTATTTCACGTCTTGATACGACGAACTGCAAAACCCATTCGATTTCTTTGGTATGCGATAAACAAGCATTGTTCTCGCATTTAAAAAAGGATGTAGATGCAGGTATTCGTACTGAAGATATAATTCGTAGGAGTATGGACCGTATGCCTTTATACGAAAATCTCAGCACGCATAAAGTGGACGTATCAAAAATTAATGCTGAACAAGCAGCTAATATTATTATTCAGAGCTGCTAAATACAATTTGGAATTCGCAGTTGATCGTATCCGATAAATAGCTAAGAAGGAAGTGATGGTATGCCACCAAAGAATCGTTTGTCCTCTGTGCAAGAATAAAACACAAATTGTACAGAGGTGTATTAAATGATGAGATTAGATAAACCAGCGTTTTCAAGTGAAACCATTAGAGCAATGGAGGATATGTCGTTTTTTACCCATTCGCTTATTTTTGATGACCTACTGATCGTTGCCCAAAGAGAAACAAACTGCTTCGTATTAAAGACGAATGATGGATTGATTATCATTGATGCTATTTGGCCGTCAAAAAAAGCTTTTGACGCTATCGTAGCTGCAATTAAAGATGTAGGATGGAATCCTGACACTATTAAAAAGCTGCTTCTAACACATGGCCATGTTGACCATACAGGATGTGGTAAATGGTTTGTTGAACAATATCATGTGGACACATACCTCTCCAAGGTGGATGATATTTTCTGGCAGGAACATCCGACAAAGCCAGACAGACCTGAAACATGGAAAGATTACGCTATTGATCATTATCTGCAAGATGGAGATACCGTAACATTAGGTGACAAGACAATATTTGTCTACAGCACGCCTGGTCATACCCCTGGCTGCCTGAGTTATATATTTCCCGTAAAAGAAAATGGAGAAAATCACATGGCAGCCCTATGGGGAGGTACTACGCCGCCTTGGAAAAAGGCCGAAGTGAAACAATACCTGAAATCATTGGATTACTTTGTTTGTGAGGCAATGAACAAACATGTGGATGTGGCATTAAGCAACCACACAGCAATTGATAACGGTCTAGAACGTATTGCGTACTCCAGAAAAAGATTAGCCTATATGCCTAACATTTATATCATTGGACTGGATGGATTTCAAAAATACTGTCAAGTTTTTCGTACGATGAGTTCAGAAAGATTATAATGCCATTTAAATCGTCTCCCTTCACTGTGTTCCATTTGAGTTTCACCGCATACCCGTCGATAGAGATTTTGTGAAGATACTCCGCCGATGTGGAAGATTTGTTCCGGGATCATGACCCGATATAGAATAAAATTGGGAAAGTCTTAACTGTCCTCATCGAAATCATGGATAAACCTATCATTCTTCATATGATGGAGCTTTAGCTGTAGAAAAGCAGCTCATTTCCCCCTAAGCAATTATAATTTTTACCAAAATTCAGTGTATCTTCGTCTTCAATGATGAAAAGGGTATATGAATCTTTCGTGCTACCATTAGCATGAATTTTATGTTTAAAGAAAAAGCTCTGTCATCTAAAAGACAAAGCAAAAAAATAAGGCACTGTTTTTCACAGTGCCCAAAGGATGCTGAATGACAAGCTCTGCAGGTATAACACCTGCAGAGCTTGTCATTTTTAAAATCTGCTGAACTTCTATCTATTCTTTTTTCCGAAACTCGAAAAAGCAACTGCACAGATACTGCATAGATACTTTTTCCTTATAAAAATCAAAGCATACTCTCAATGATCGGATCAAGCTCTTCCGGCGTCACAGTCGGCTCATATCTTCCCTTCACAATTCCGTCTTGTCCGATTAGAAATTTAGTGAAATTCCATTTGACCTCGTCACCTTCCAGATTTTCCGGGTAATGTTCTTTCACCACGCTATAAATTTTCTGTCCGCTTGCTTTCTTCAATTCAAAGCCTTTAAAGGGAGCAGCTTTGGTAAGAAATTTGAAAAGTGGATCGGCATTTTCTCCTCGCACATCAATTTTTGAAAACATTGGAAAAGTAACGCCGTAATTCAGTCTACAAAACGATGAAATTTCCTGATTGTTTCCCGGCTCCTGTGCAAGGAATTGATTGGATGGAAAGCCAAGGATCACAAATCCACGATCCTTATATTTCTGATAAAGTTTTTCCAGTCCATCATACTGAGGTGTGAATCCGCATTTGCTGGCTGTGTTCACAATTAACATAATCTTCCCTTTATAATCGGAGAGCGATACTCTATCCCCTTTGATATTGTTCACAGCAAAATCATAGATACTCATGGTGGTTACTCCTTCCTTACTTGATTTCTAAATTTAATTTTTTGAAATATGGCATTCAGTCGAACTTTCCATACTGCCAAAATGCGCTCTTGTCTTAAATGACCAGAGTCGGAGGAGCATAAACCCTCGTGGCCAGTTCCGAGTCAAGCAGATAAAGTCCCTTTGCATCTTTACCAAACAGGTCATACTTTTTAACGACGTCTTCCGTATTTTTTTCCTCTTCGCCTTGTTCCTTTACAAACCAGTCAAGAAACTGCATCGTGCGAAAGTCTTTCTGCTCATAGGCAACAGCATAAATGCTATTGATCGACGCCGTAACTTTTTTCTCATGCTCAAATGCAGCGTTGGCCGGCTCACGGAAATCTTTAAAAATTTTATCCGGTGCTTTTACATCCTGTAAAACGACCTTCTCGTTATTATTCAACAAATATTTTACAAACAACATGGCATGGTCGCGCTCTTCCTGAGTTTGGACGTAAAACCAATTGCCAAAACCGTTAAGGTTCTGGTCTGTATAATAGCTGTAAATATCCAGATAAAAGTATGCGGAATACCATTCCATATTTATCTGGTTATTCAATAGGGATACCAATTCTTGATTCAGCATTTTTATCGTCTCCTTCTTAATATATAATAGACAATGTTACAACACTGTACGAAGTTTCCCTTAACCTAAAAATTCATCAAAGAGAAAACTTACCATCTATAAGAATAAATTGATCAGTCATATAACTTACAAAGTAGCTGATGAAAAATAGAATCGATCAATTCTATTTTTCTCTACCGCCAAATCTCGATGCAATACAAAGACTCTTTAGAACTTATGATACATTTCCTTTTTTGCACCGCAAACAGGACATTTTTCCGGAGCTTCGTCCAGAATAGTATTTCCGCAGATCGGGCAAACATAGATTGCCTTCAACTCAATATCCTTGCCAGCTTTCACCGCATCCAAAGCCTTTTGAAAGAGTTCTGCGTGAAGCTTCTCCGCTTCCCACGCTCCGTGAAAGGAACGTTTTGCGCCAGTTTCATTCTGAAATTCCGCCGCATTCAAATAGACTGGATACATCTGTTCCACTTCATGCAGTTCGCCATTAATTGCACCCTGCAGGTTATCCACTGTTTTGCCTGTGCCGAAAACGCCACCGGCAGTTACCGTAGCATCTGCAGTACTCCCGCCGATTTCACGAAAATGATTGGTTGCATGTACCTGCTCGGCATAGGAGATTGCCTTAAACAGCCTTGCTACATTTGGAAATCCTTCTTTTTCTGCCATCTCCCCCCAGATCAGATAACGCATATGCGCCATGCTTTCACCGCCGTATGCGGAATGCAGAAAATCAGAAGTCATTGCATTTTTAACAGCCATTTTAAAAACCTCCAATAATTAGATTTAAATATAGGACTTGAACAGTTGATTCACATAGTTAAGGTCGTTTTTTCGACGAAATGTAGTCTTGTCTTTCCGATACAAAAGCTCAATCGGAATTCTATCGCCGAATTCCGTGCACTCCTGTATGACGGTGATTTTGTGGTCATAAGATTCATTCAGCTTGCAGACACACTAATTGTACCAAATGAAAGTGCCCGTTTTATTAAAACTGATGCATAACTGCAGAACATCGACCAACACATAACCTTTGTATTCGATTGCCTGTTTCACCAGTGATATCAAATGTTCTTTGTGACCTATAAATGCGTGTACAACAAATCCGGCACCGCACCCAATGGCAAGAAGAACCGGGTTAAACGGTTCGTTAAAGTTTCTGTCCGTCTGGACACCGGTTTTCAACCCCATCATGAAAGTCGGCGATGCTTGTCCTTTGATCAGCCCATAAATCTGGTTGTCATTGACAAAATGCATGATATTGACATTGCGGCGAATATTGTGGATGAAATGATTTCCGCTTTTTCCATATGAATTCCCATCGCCGGTATCAACAATAACAGTGAATCTCTCATTGGCAATTTTGGCCGTTACGGCCACAGGGAGAGAACATCTGTTACCGACAGCAATCAATACCTCCGAATGGCTTTTGCAGTTTAAAACTCAGCTTTCCAGAGGCCATGCAAATTGCAGTATGCATAGACGGTACCCGACTTCACTTCGTTAAACTCTGCTTTTGGCTCTTCGCCTGGCTTTAGATATTTCAGCTCTACTTTGTCATCAGCAACAAGTGCAATCCACTCAATGTGGTGCTCCGGTAGCATGGGATGCGGCGTGGAGCCAACGACGACATGAATTTTACCGTTTTCTTTGGAAACGACCGGAACATGTTTTTCCTTTGCTGCGTCAGTTGAGTTAGCCACAAGTTTTGTCATAGCCTGGTCACAGCAGGTAAGCGTTCCTCCGCCTTTTTTAATCAACGCAACAATATTCCCACATCTCTCACAACGATAGAAATCAACAATAGACATTTTTAAGACTCCTTTTCATTATCTTTTATTGACCGGATGCGATAGGCAATACCGGCAATAATCAAAATTTGTTCAAAGACATTTATCAACTGATTATTCCGGAATAATGCAGCCTTCCCTAAACTCTGCCGAGCAAGCTGCTTCATTCTCGATTACGAAATCCTCTTCAAATTCCACGTCTGCCTTCCAGAGGCCATGCAAATTGCAGTACGCATAGACGGTACCCGACTTCACTTCGTCAAACTCTGCTTTTGGCTCTTCGCCCGGCTTTAGATATTTCAGCTCTACTTTGTCATCAGAGACAAGCGCAATCCATTCGATGTAGTGCTCCGGCAGCATGGGATGCGGCGTGGAACCAACGACAACATGAATCTTACCGTTTTCTTTGGAAATAACCGGAACATGTTTTTCTTTTGCTGCGTCAGTTGAGTTGG
This genomic window from Caproicibacterium sp. BJN0003 contains:
- a CDS encoding ferritin, with product MLNQELVSLLNNQINMEWYSAYFYLDIYSYYTDQNLNGFGNWFYVQTQEERDHAMLFVKYLLNNNEKVVLQDVKAPDKIFKDFREPANAAFEHEKKVTASINSIYAVAYEQKDFRTMQFLDWFVKEQGEEEKNTEDVVKKYDLFGKDAKGLYLLDSELATRVYAPPTLVI
- a CDS encoding glutathione peroxidase, encoding MSIYDFAVNNIKGDRVSLSDYKGKIMLIVNTASKCGFTPQYDGLEKLYQKYKDRGFVILGFPSNQFLAQEPGNNQEISSFCRLNYGVTFPMFSKIDVRGENADPLFKFLTKAAPFKGFELKKASGQKIYSVVKEHYPENLEGDEVKWNFTKFLIGQDGIVKGRYEPTVTPEELDPIIESML
- a CDS encoding desulfoferrodoxin yields the protein MSIVDFYRCERCGNIVALIKKGGGTLTCCDQAMTKLVANSTDAAKEKHVPVVSKENGKIHVVVGSTPHPMLPEHHIEWIALVADDKVELKYLKPGEEPKAEFNEVKSGTVYAYCNLHGLWKAEF
- a CDS encoding thiamine pyrophosphate-dependent enzyme — translated: MIAVGNRCSLPVAVTAKIANERFTVIVDTGDGNSYGKSGNHFIHNIRRNVNIMHFVNDNQIYGLIKGQASPTFMMGLKTGVQTDRNFNEPFNPVLLAIGCGAGFVVHAFIGHKEHLISLVKQAIEYKGYVLVDVLQLCISFNKTGTFIWYN
- a CDS encoding MBL fold metallo-hydrolase produces the protein MMRLDKPAFSSETIRAMEDMSFFTHSLIFDDLLIVAQRETNCFVLKTNDGLIIIDAIWPSKKAFDAIVAAIKDVGWNPDTIKKLLLTHGHVDHTGCGKWFVEQYHVDTYLSKVDDIFWQEHPTKPDRPETWKDYAIDHYLQDGDTVTLGDKTIFVYSTPGHTPGCLSYIFPVKENGENHMAALWGGTTPPWKKAEVKQYLKSLDYFVCEAMNKHVDVALSNHTAIDNGLERIAYSRKRLAYMPNIYIIGLDGFQKYCQVFRTMSSERL
- a CDS encoding rubrerythrin family protein, yielding MAVKNAMTSDFLHSAYGGESMAHMRYLIWGEMAEKEGFPNVARLFKAISYAEQVHATNHFREIGGSTADATVTAGGVFGTGKTVDNLQGAINGELHEVEQMYPVYLNAAEFQNETGAKRSFHGAWEAEKLHAELFQKALDAVKAGKDIELKAIYVCPICGNTILDEAPEKCPVCGAKKEMYHKF
- a CDS encoding IS30 family transposase, producing the protein MDCPDYITVEPERKPGQHLQREDRGAIERLRRLGYSNRAIARELNCSPSTVGNELRRGTPPRKSNKGRVPGYSAKRGQAVYRSNRSRCHKPHKVDSCTAFIDWVVQRVREHRWSLDACVGYARLHMLFKENEMMSTKTLYNELWAGGLSLSLFEVPDALKRRNTRGKSRINKRPKGRSIEERPDEVTARTVPGHWEADTVVGLRNGKEAVVFTLVERVTDNYIAMQIAGKTSEDVQAAMQALHAEFGDHFSSVFKTITADNGSEFENFAQTEQWGTMVYFTHPYSSWERPVNERHNGLLRDFIPKGTSIEKFSPAQVLTFADELNGRPRRRLGYQTPEELFDAFLDGVYAA
- a CDS encoding CPBP family intramembrane glutamic endopeptidase is translated as MSRNYVRIIFKIVIFLFILQLLRIGIKSVCFLVVDRTYYSDRIASLFAMVLLSALILLVAKFRRIDLSIFPKHFGAGYIIFTVIAFALFVSTPILTKNNSTSEIVLLIYSAIVTPVFEELIFRGFVWNKLNTLFKKEWITYVMSTLLFAVWHFGYIDTIAFHVETGLANAIIWKVITGFCFGIVLGALRLKTKNCYSTMLLHGVLNIFGR
- a CDS encoding AAA family ATPase, whose translation is MKNVFLIGGTMGVGKTTTCQIIKNKLNNCAFLDGDWCWDMHPFQVTDETKQMVVENICFLLNNFIKCSAYENIVFCWVMHEQSIIDDIISRLDTTNCKTHSISLVCDKQALFSHLKKDVDAGIRTEDIIRRSMDRMPLYENLSTHKVDVSKINAEQAANIIIQSC